In the genome of Phacochoerus africanus isolate WHEZ1 chromosome 5, ROS_Pafr_v1, whole genome shotgun sequence, the window AATGTGTCTGCCACACAGTCTGTGACAAAGAAATACACTGAGACCACTTAACCCAAAGTGGGAAACGAAGACAGGGCCAGTCCTCATTAGCaaaaggaacaagagaaaataaaatgataatcaCTATATTCTTAAAAAGATGTAACTGATATGGTTTGGTGCTACTTAAAAGgttaagaaaaaatgagaaaaactaaatacttaaaaatatttattaatcaaaCAGGTATTTCAGGGCAGGTATCTATTATATGCCTAGTGCTATGTTGAATAGTACATAGAAAAGTATTTATTCTTAGCAATCAAGACATGAAAATATgggtttatttatatgtattggCTAAATAGGGCCAAGGTctactattaatttttaatttgtattggcaaccaccactctattgattgcttttctttttttcattatcagGTGACAAATTTCCTGGACACACAAAAAATTCTGGCTGTTTAAAGCATTCTTGGCAGACCCTAGATGAGAACATCACCATCCTGCCAATGGCTGGAGCTGAAGCACTCGAGGTACTCACCCTGAATGGCTGGTCTGGGATGAATGGGAAGTAGGGGATGGCTGACTGCTCTTCACCTCTTTCCCCAGATATACAAGAATTTCTGAGCAGCTGTCGGTCTGTGAACACAGCTTTAAGTTCAATTGCCACATCGGCGGGAGGATCTTCCGAGTCACCACAGGTCAAGCTGATGGCAAAGCTGGAAAGCAAATCATCTCATTTATTCATGGTTGAATATAAAGACATTTAACAAAGACCTAGGCTCCCAATCCCTTCTTCTTCTCTGGATTTGTCAGCTTTTAATGGGCCACTACTCTTCACATGGGAGGTTAGACTATGGAGCAGTAGGATTACAACAAACTGGTTTACTCTGTTACCTAGCAGAGGCCCTGGTGAAAACTTCCCtgaagatgaaaataattaaCCGTAGACATTTCAGATACCCCAAACCCACACATCTGTGTCTTAATCCATTTCAAAGTCTCAAATTGAGCCCAATAACCTGACCAGGGGAAATACTATCTTGTAAAGTTTGGTTCTCATTTATATTGATAGTTCTTACTCCAAACaccatcctttaaaaaatgtaaaaaaaaaaaaaaaaaatcctttgggcTCTCTAAGGGtcaaagagaaaatgatgtgGGCCTATATTTATAATCTCTGATATAAATAGCTGTCTAGAGAAATGATGGCTGGGattcatacacattcttttcatggGAACATAGCACTTTCTTGGCACTTCCAACTAGCAACACTGGCCGCGGGGGGAAGAAGAGGAGACAGagtaaaccacaacaggaatggGTGAGACCTGGTGACCCTCTGATAGATCTAGGTGACAAGAACTTGTCTTACCTCTCCGGGTTGAGGTCTACGATGCCCATCACTAACACCTTCTTGCCTGGTCTCATGCCACCTTTAATGTGCCCACAAAATGGCACGATCTGCAAAGGAGAAAGTTTAGAGCCTGTTAGGGAAGAGCCAAGCCCTCAGATTCTGAGGACCTGACCCATTAGAAAACGCAGTTAGAAAGAAGAGGGTACAGGCAGGCAGACACAGAACGCAGAACAAAATCATTTACCAATCGTGGGAAGTACACGTCGGCTTGAACTGGAGAGCCCAAGGAGTTGTTTAAATGCCCATCGTCTAGTTTctaaaaatagaagcaaacaGATTGGCTTTCTAAAGGCctttggggagggggttggggggcggggaagaACCTACACAAATCCGGCGGAATCCAGCAGCCCTGCACAGAAAGCAGGCAGTATCTGCAGATGCTGCCACCTCACAGTCCACTGAAAAACCGCATAAACCCCCAGAACAAAACCCGTCCTTTCCACCAGGTAGCTAAGCCTCTGACGATCCCCAGACCCTTCCAATCTAGATCAAAATCAAGGTCGAGGCCCACTGGGGAGCCAGTGCCCGGCGCCGGAACAAGGCAGGTCCCTCTCCAACAGCAAACGCCCCTGGAAAAGCGGTCGCCCAGGCCTGTCCTCCGGGACGTGGCTGGAGTGCAGTGGCCGCGCTCAACTTCTCTCGCGAGCCCTCGGCGCGGACCCATTTCCAAGGGGGAATCCCCGGGACGTCGGCGGCGGACGCGGGGCGCACGCCCTGGACACAATCACACAGGCGCACACTCACACGTGCAACGTGCACACACCTGGCCGGCGGCTGCACGGCGCAGAGGGGTCTGGCGGTCACCCCTATCCCGCGGGCCGCCCCCACACATCTCCCCTCAGCCAGGGCCCTTCGACCCGGCTACCCCTCCGGCCGCACACCGCGCACAGCCCGCTCCCGCTACCAGGTACTGGGGCGCCTTTCCACGCGGGGGGCGCGGGGCAGGGCCTCGGCTCGGCGGGAGCCGGCGGCCTGGCCGTGCGGGCCGCTGGAGGGGGGCGCACTCACCACCACAGCATCGCTGTCGGCCACCGACCCCGCCATCTTCTCGCGCAGCGCGGCGGGGAGCACGGCTGGCGGCCCGGCGGCAGGGGACGTGGGACGCAGCGCGCGGGCGGGGATCCCGGGGCGGTCCTGCACCGGGCGGGAACGCGGGTCCGAGGCTGGCTCcggcgcgcgcacacacgcaggcacgcgcgcgcgcacaccaGGGGCCCCGGCGCCGACCCGGCCGGTGGGGccggggagaaggggaggaggcgggggaggTGCCGCGGGCCGGCAGGTCTGAGGTGGCCGCAGCCGCCGGCGCCCGGACAGCGCTGCCGAGTCGAGGCTGCTGGCTTCTTCAGGTTGCTGCTGCCGCCGGCTGAGGAAAAAGGTGGCGAGGGCCGCGCCTTGCCGGCCCTGGGCAGCATTTAAAGGCCGCCGAGGCCCGGCTTGGGAACCGGGAACAGGGCGGGGACCCGGCTGGGCTGCTGCGGCTTGCTCAGCTTGCCCTACCCCTCGGCCATTGGACAGTGGCAGGAGGCTGGGGCGGGAGGGACGGGCCTGTCGGGTTTGGGGCGTGAGTGCGGGCGGTCGCCTGGTCGGCCCTCTCCCGcggcagggtgggtggggctggggcacgGGGAAGTGAAGGCCTGAGCCTGCCAGGTGACAGGTGCTTGTGACATCCCGCCCCTCCGCTCCATCCTTCTCTGGCCACGTCTCGGAGCAGGTGGGACTGTGGAGACCGAGGTCAGGAGAAGATTGGGAGTGCAGATGGTATTCCAGAGCTCAAGATTTCTTTCAGAGAATTCCCACAAAGTACGAGGAAAGATTCATTGGGCTTTCTAGGGTAGAAAGATAATGAAAGGTCTCTGagctttgcaaaaataaatatttgacctAAAAGCAAGAGGTAGAGAGAATTCACAAGTGGGACTTTTATATTACAGAAGATTAGGTACAGAAgactccaccccccgccccgcccccatgGAAGAATGGGCAAGTCTGGGGCTACCTGGAAGCTCTCTCAAGCAGGGGTCTGGCTAGTCTTAACAAGTTGAATCCGTCAGAGTGACTGCCCTCAGAAAGCTTCCATTAGaccgttttgttgttgttgttgttttcttggttttattagcAAGTCACCTGCTCAGTATAGGGAGTAAATTTGTCACTGAAAATCTCCTGATATACTTTGTGGAGCACTTCTCAGGGGGTACACCCCTCTTTATTCCAAGGCACAAATTCctttatggtttccaaattagGATGATTATGTAACTTCTCAGATAAAGCTGTATCAACATACCCTTTATTAGATGACATCTTGGCTTAAACATTCCACTGTGTGAATCACTCGGGTGATTTATACTAATAAGCAGGGAGCATGTGTGACCTTGCTGCAATCCCAGAGGGGCCCTCAGAGGCTCCCTTCTTGCCACGTTGCTGAATGTTTGGCCTAGGACATCACTGAGGCTTTTGTGTCTTAGCTTTCCTTTTATGGACCAGAGCTAATCATGATAATCTCAGTGGAGTACAGAGAATTACCTGCACACGCCTGTAAGCTACAGACATATCCTTTGTGTGTGCTGAATTTGAGGCTGAAGGGCGGCATTGTTAATGGCTCACACTTTTGCTCTTGTTTACCTAGTCTTAGCTCAAAAATCACactttattgattattttaaaatgttaggcAGTCACAGGAAACAGTTGGCATTTTGAAAGCACACTTTGATATGTCTCAATTTCTGAGAGCTTAGTATAGGGAAAACCCATTGAAGTAGTTTTTTGTCATTAGCTAAGCTAAGAGTGACACAATACATCATGGTAGTTAAAGAGCCTGTGCCCttggtttaaatcctggctctaccattgACTAGCTgagtgatcttggacaagttcctaaacctctctgtgcctcagtttcttcatctgtgaaccAGAGATGACAGCAATGATGACCATAGTGCCTATCTCGTGTTATTGGGAAAATTAGATAGATTGGTTCCTGTGCTTTCCTTAGAGTTGTAccaggcacatagtaagcacttatTCTACAAATGTCCCAAGGGCCTGCCATGTACTAGGCACTGGGGAATCCAGtggggacttttatttttatttttatgttttttgtctttttaggaccgtacccacatggcatatggaggtttccaggctaggggtccaattggagctgaagctgctggcctatgccacagccacagcaactcgggatccgagccgtgtctgtgacctacgccacagctcatggcaacgccggaaccccaacccactgagcaaggccaggggttacacctgcgccctcatggatgctagtcggattcgctaaccgcttgagccacgacgggaactcccagtggggACGTTCAAACAACTGATCTTGCACTCTAGTGGGGAAaggcagtcaataaataaatatataatatgtcagGCTTAaaagtgttagaaaaaaaatagtaaagtaaGTAAGGTGGGAGAGAGGTAGGAGGTAGGGTAATGCTGTTTGCAGTGTGATCAGGGAAGCCAACTGTGGTAGAGTTTGAGGATCCCTGGAAGGAGGGAGGCATTCAGAAGTCTGGGAGAAGACTGCTGGCAGAGGGAATTGCAAGGGCAAAGTGCCCAGGATGAGGTATGGGAGGAAAGTGTTGGGTGCAGATGGGGTGTGGGACAGAAGTGATAAGTAACTAGGAATGGAATAGGCTATGTAGACCGTGCGAAGATTGACTTCTTGGGAGAGGTGGGCAGACgttggaagtttctgggcaaaGGGGTTTGCCTTCTGTTGTGGATGcatccctctggctgctgtggggaGTGGTCTCTGTGGTGGGTGGAAGAGTGTAGGAGGGAGGGTAAAAGCAGTACTTGGGAGGTCCCTGCCCCAATCCAAGCAGGGTATAAGGGTGGCTTAGACACAGTGGAAGTGATGAAGATGTGAGAATCCCTGAGCCCTTGATAAGCCTTAGCTGTTGTTGTTATGCAGTTGTGAGAGTTCATATCAacttctaagcctcagtttccaaaaTTAAGGGTTTGGATGCATTCATCATTCCTCCTTAGCTCTTAGAATGTTCTTATGTTTCCTGAAAAGCTGTATAAATACCATCTAAATTTAAATGGGTTTGAGAGTAGATGCTGCTGAATGAAAATAATCTTGGGTTGAATCTTTCAATAAGTGGTTTTTTAGGGTGAAGAATAACCCTTTGGATTACTTTGTAAGTGGAGTTGAAGATATTTGGATTGCTTGAGATGAGTTCTTacgttttttacattttaaaggatGTAAAGAACAGGAAGGTCCTGAATCTGCCCAGAATATTTTAACATGGAAAATTGCCTTTTATTCCAAAAATACTTGATTCTTTATCAGTCATTCTATAGAATGCTTCCTTTTGAACATGGAGAGCAAGGAGAAAGGCTAAATGAATTTTTTGTTATAATAAAAACTGAGCAGAGCTGAACTACTCCTTACAGGGGAAAGTTCATTAACAAATTAATgaattagtttaaaaattttttgatgttGAACAGAGAAAGACAGGGAAACTTTGCTCTGAGCTTTGATTATAGGCATTTGTGTCTAAAAAAGATTGATGAAGATTGTGACCCTTTTATGAAATGCCACAGTGAACTGCATTATTGCTGGAAACTACTAAAAAAGCTAAAGAAGGTGGGGGAGGCAGTCAAACAGGTGATTAGCATCGAAAAAGACTTATACACAGGTTTTTGAAGATACACTTTGCTAAATGATCTTCCCAGATGAAAATAGatcacttccttctttccttcccattcGATATGTTTTATTCAAATGtaggcctgcagaatttctgggGGAGAATACAGCACTGATGTCAATTCAGCCACCATTTTATGAGCATTGCTAGGTGCTGTGATATCACAGCCCAAGAAAAGATGTTTATGGATACACGGATCTTGTTCTGCAGGAGCTCACAGCTCACTCTGGGGGCCAATGTAACGTAGTGGGTGAAGTAATAAAGGCCTCAGACCCACAGCCTGAGCACTGAGTGGGGAGAGTCACTCCCATTTGGAGGATTAAGGCAGCTTTCTGGAGGAGCTGGTATATCTCTGACCACATGCCTGGCAGCGCCTTCTGCAGTCTCACCAAAGCAAGTCTGCAAAGACTGCATGGCGGCTCTATTCATGGCTCGAATTCTAAACCTACTTCTCAGTCTGGTCAACCACCAGCTGCACCCCTATTCCCAGAGAGAGGCTGGTTTTGTCTCCTGCCCTGGTCCGAATGGACATGTGCCTTCTTCCCTTGAACTGTGACTGGGAACCCTGATCCCCTAGACCTGACTTTGAGCTTCAgaccacttgctttttttttttttgtctttttgctatttcttgggccgctcccgcggcatatggaggttcccaggctaggggtcgaatcggagctgtagccactggcctacgccagagccacagcaacgtgggatccgagcctcgtctgcaacctacaccacagctcacggcaacgccggatcgttaacccactgagcaagggcagggaccgaacccgcaacctcatggttcctagtcagattcgttaaccactgcgccacgatgggaactccaagaccactTGTTTTTTGTGTATTATCCTCATTGGCAGGAGCAGGGTTTCTCACCCTCAGTACTATTAACATTTTAGGTTGAGAAATTCTTTGTGGTGGGGGTTGTCCTTTGCTTATAGGATGTTGAGTGCTAGATACCAGTGGCACACTCTGCCCCCTGTCCACAAGTGgcgacaaccaaaaatgtcctcAGACATTGACAGATGTCAAATGTCCCTGAGTGAGGTGGAACAAACTTGGCTCCAATTGAGAACCAGTTATCTAAAAGGTGCTTTAGTActgatatcagacaaaatagactttaaaacaaaagacataaagaaagacaaagaaggacactatttaatgattaagggatccatccaaggagaggatgttactattgtcaatatatatgccccaaatacaggagcaccagatacatacaacagatattaacagacataaaatgtGCTTTAGGAGTCCTTAGATTTCCCGTTgcagctcattgggttaagaacctgatgtagtgtacatgaggatgcaggttctatccctggcctcactcagggggttaagaatctggcattgtcgtgagctgtggtataggtcacagacacagctcagatcctgtgttgctgttgctgtggctgtggcgtaggctggcagctgcagctccgatttgacccttagctcaggaacttccatatgccgcagatgtggccctaaaaagaaaaaaagattcctattattcatatatatataatgtgaagTCTATCCAATCTAGTGTGGAAACTCAAACATCAGAAACACTtgtatagcaacatggatggaactagagactctcatattgagtgaaataagtcagagaaagacaaatacatatgatatcacttataactggaatctaatatacagcacaaatgaacatttccacagaaaagaaaatcatggacttggagaatagacttgtggccgcccgggggaagagggagggagtgggaggaatcgggagcttggggttattggatacaatttggaatggatttacaatgagatcctgctgagtagtattgagaactatgtctagatacttgtattgcaacagaacaaagggtgggaaaaaaaatgtatacatgtaagtgtatcttggcccccatgctgtataaataaataaaaaaaaagaaacacttgcctttttatttGGCAACTCATTGCTTCCTGATAACTATGGGAGCACTTTACAAATTGTTCCACAAAGAACCCTTACAATGAAGGAGGACCTTTGAGGACCCCTGTGGATGTATCTTCCAGCTCAAAATGTTCGCAATATTGAGAAATTTGTGTGACTTTTGCTGCATTCTGTTCCACCACATTGCCATGTTTATTTTTGATACAAACATAATGTATTCCCCACACCCATAAATACTGCAAAACTGAAGCATCTAAATGTTTACCCTGTTCATCTTGTGGTTTGAGTCCCTCCCTGTCCCAGACCCCAAAGGGTAGTTGCAGCCCACTTTGAGGGTTAAGATAATGCACAGTTTTATAGGCTGGTCAGGCTTTCAACTCTCCATAATTGTTTTAGTCAGACCAGGCTCTCCTCAGGATGAATATTCATGTAGGCAGAAAATATACGAACTCAGCATCCTTTTGTTTACCTAGTTAGGTAGGAGGGCAAACATCAAgccatttttctatatttcaatATATGATTAAAGTTCATAATTATTTCAGGAACTGTGGTCACAGTTATCAATTATTTTAGACACACACAAATTTGTGTTGTACCAGTGTAATTAGGGGACAACCATAAAACTTGGCAGTCAGTGCCAGTTCctaacatttcattattttcaatttatttatgagGAAACGAGAACCAGCCTCCTGCTTGCGTTTTAATTACTTAGCACAGGAAGGATTGATTTCAGAAAACCTTCAGGCTGAAGATAGTATTAATGAGCCCATTTCCCAGGAGGAGTTCAGGGCTTCAAAGGCCTGAGCTGCTTCCTACCCAGGGATGTCACTGTGGGCCCTTTATTGTGTCGGAGGCATCGTGGGAGTACACCCTGTCCTGAGAGGGCTCACTCCTGTGAAAGGTGACAAGAGACCTCGCTGATGGGGAAGTGAAAAGCATTCTGCCCAGGGAAACAGAAAGAACACTGCTTTCCAGCCTTTGGAACTGGCAGCATGAATGGAAGATATTTTAAGATGCAGGGCTTCATGCTGGTACTGAGAGCCAAGGATGAGCTTCTGCGCCTCCTCTGCAAGCTCACCTTTTAGCAATTCCAAGAGGCAGATCTGTGCTCAGCCAGCCTTTTACCAATAAGGAATGTGATAGGCCTTTGTGGTGGTGCCCCTGGGCCTCATTTCACTCTTCTCATTCTGCTTGACATCTCTGTTTGCATCTGCTGGTTTGTAGTGCTCCTTTTTATTGcctctgtgattttattttcttgtcaagTGGCATAAAAGCTTTCTTAGTTTTGTAACTTCATGGAAATTTGGGTGACTTGGCTGTGTAGAAGGAGACAAAGATTCGGATTTAGCAGTCTAGAAATCCTAATGATTATGGGGAGGAAAATGCAGGAGGCAGGCTGCCAGGTAGTCGTTTGATTTTTAGAGGAAACACAGTTGGGTGACACAGATTTCTAGGCTTCTTAAAAGGTGTGctacacggagttcctgtcgtggcgcagtggttaacaaatccgactaggaaccatgaggtttcgggttcggtccctgcccttgctcagtgggttaatgatcctgcattgccgtgagctgtggtgtaggttgcagatgcggctcggatctggcgttgctgtggctgtggtgtaggtgggtggctacagctctgattcaagccctagcctgggaacctccatatgccacaggagcggtccaaagaattagcaaaaagacaaaaaaaaaaggtgtactaCACAGAGGAGGGATTAATGCAGCGCAGCATCTGAACAAGCCACCAGCCAGGGAGACagctgggaaatttttttttttttcagtttttaacgttttattgaaatatagttgatttacaatcttgtcataatttctgccgtacaaccAAGTGATTTAGATACACATATtcacacatctgttctttttcagattctttttccatatagattatcacagagtattgggtagagttccttgtgctatgaagcaggttcctgttggccagtcattccatataccacagtatTTAAATTTAGTACCCAAATTTGAGTAACCAAAGAGATTCAGAGAAAACAgacttcctttatttattcaacaattcTTTACTGAGCTGGGCTCTGTTTTAGTTGTCattatgatcctttttttttaattttcttaaaaaaacccccaaacagcCATACACATatttacacttaaaatatttgccCTCCTTTTCCATATGAGTTTCTTTAGGGCATCTCTACTTCCTCATATTGTAGATTCCTTACTGCACACTGTCTTCCATCTGACAATATTCGGAATGGATTGAGAGTTCCGGTGCCAACATGGCCACATAgcccaaaagataaaaataaagcattttgaaTTCAGACGCTGGTTTTATTCCACCTCCAATAGAGAACACATTTTCTAAGTTTAGTTTATCTGGCATGTGTTGATTTTAGACCTGAGTTATTCATACGAATAACTTATCCCACGGAGAAAGATTAATTGAAGagttgaagaaaatgttttaaattgcagAAAAAGTTCAAATTAGCAATCTATACGGATTAACTCatcatatttcattcattcacaacCTTGGCCTTGTTTGGCTCAGTGTTGCTCCTACACTTAAAGCTATAAATTCAGGAGGGCTTGGTGTTAGACATGACTTTTCAAGGTtgtctgctgtgtgtgtgtgtgtgtgtgtgtgtgtgtgtgtgtgtgtgtaaggccAGGTGGAATGGGGAAGGAGGGTAATAGATTTTCTTAAATGCTAATCCTCATTTTAATACCACGAATAGAGAAAAGTAACTTTGGGTGAGGAAGCAAAGTTTTTGATCCTTCTGATTTTAATGTCAGGGAAAAACTCCATCAGGAGAAGAGAacctcatactttttttttttttttttttaaagatggctGAGGCAGAGatacaaatattaaatttctACCCTTTGACAGTTTCTCTGTTAACAGATGTTCTTCTTGACACTGGTCCGGAATCTCCCCACACACAACTTGATTCCCCGCCAGTTATGCTCAATTTACACATCGGCCTTATGGATACTTTCCCTGGTAATCTCAATTTCTTCCCTGGACAGGGCTGCCCCAATTCACTGCTGGCCCTTAGACTCCTCCCTACTCCTCCCACTGGCTCTGGGCTCTCCTCCTGGGCTGGCTCCTCCTCCACAGCCTGTCTTCAGTGAGTAAATTCTCACCCAGcctgaaagagaaaatagagacaGACAAACACATCACATTTACATATGATCCTTCTCtggaaggcaggagttcctatcTTTCAGGAGGCCAGTAtacatccttttctcttttagtCACTGTGGACAAACTGATGCCATATCTGGGACGGGCTGAAAAATGAGTATCATCCCATATCAAGCCAAAGTGATACAGCTAACAATCATTCTGGAAAAGTTACAATTAAGGGTTGGCCCTAGATGATTTATACAGATTATCCAATGTCATATAATATTCTCTAAATAGAAATAAGAAGGAATGAGCTTATTGAGAAGAAGGGGATGGTTAGAATTTCTGAGTATAGGCACAATGAGTGTTTCTTCAGGTCTAGTGATGGTTTTCATCTACAGTGTGGTTTATTCCCAGTGCCCTGATAGCAGCTCATAAAACAGCCACAGTTCACTCCAAAGCCCTTAGCAATTATTACACAGTGCTAAACTAGAGCATCGCCTAGGAATCTGAGAGTAACATCTTTCGTAAACTGTAATTCAACTACCATCTTCGATGTTGAGTTCACGTTAAGTCAGTGTGGTCTTTTACAAACATAAATCACGTACCATCAACTCTTCCTAAAATCGCTCAGTGGGTTCTTGTCATATTTAGAATGGAACCTAGGTTCCTTTCTATGGCTTCTAAGGCCCTGCGGGGTCTGGTCCTCTCTCTCCAACTTCACCTGGGGCCACAttcctctctcttgctctctcctcttcAGTCAAAACTGGCCTCTCTGGAGTTATCCCAGCAACCAAGTGCACTCACTCCTCAGGGTCTTTTCACTTGCTGTTCCTCCTGCCTGGAGCATGCTTCCCCAGGTACTTTTTTGATTTCTCACCTTTAAATTCTTTACTCAGATGTCATTTTCTTCAAGAGACTTTCCCTAATATAGTCCCTAGCCAGGTCTGTTTTACTGCCTCCTCATCTTCTCCACATCTTACCTCCATCTTTAATTGTCTTGTTTGATACCTGGTGTGGCCTTTCCACATCACAAGGTGAGAGCCTTGAGAGCAGACTTGTGTCTCTCTTCGTGAAGTGAAGTGAAACTGGGCATGAAAATttattgactgaatgaatgagtaaacgaatgaattaatgaataattcACAGCCACAGATCAAAATCTCAGAGCTGTTGAGGACTCTAGGGTTCCAAGGCTGGAGTCTGCTCATTTCCCTCCTATGACTCGGCCTAAGAGCAGTCCTCCTTGGGTTGACATGTGAAGACCCTGCCCTGAGATGTCCTTTCCACCCACTGAGAAATCTGGATTCTAGGTGCTATATGGGTTATATATAAATTCACACTAGACATTAGGCAAGACTATTGAACctaaattttaaatgtcagaaaatacatttgctgtgtatgtgtatatatacacattctttttctcatattatcacagaacattgtaaatcactatactttaattaaaaattttttaaaaaaagaaattcacttgTAAACAATGAAGAGTTGAATTGG includes:
- the LGALSL gene encoding galectin-related protein isoform X1 — encoded protein: MCGGGPRDRGDRQTPLRRAAAGQKLDDGHLNNSLGSPVQADVYFPRLIVPFCGHIKGGMRPGKKVLVMGIVDLNPESFAISLTCGDSEDPPADVAIELKAVFTDRQLLRNSCISGERGEEQSAIPYFPFIPDQPFRVEILCEHPRFRVFVDGHQLFDFYHRIQTLSAIDTIKINGDLQITKLG
- the LGALSL gene encoding galectin-related protein isoform X2, yielding MAGSVADSDAVVKLDDGHLNNSLGSPVQADVYFPRLIVPFCGHIKGGMRPGKKVLVMGIVDLNPESFAISLTCGDSEDPPADVAIELKAVFTDRQLLRNSCISGERGEEQSAIPYFPFIPDQPFRVEILCEHPRFRVFVDGHQLFDFYHRIQTLSAIDTIKINGDLQITKLG